Proteins from one Gemmatimonadota bacterium genomic window:
- a CDS encoding ketoacyl-ACP synthase III, giving the protein MRKPKPLVEIAGTGRFLPDNVVTNEDLAKTLDTTDEWIRTRTGIRERRIAPDDMGAADLGTGAARNAMRSAGVEPGEIDVLIVATATPDRLLPSTACDIQAKLGCSNAVAFDIGAACSGFIYGLTLAEGYLTAGRGEVALVISAEKMSSIVDWEDRSTCVLFGDGGGAAVVRPANESGRGILSSHLRSDGNLGELLYRPAGGALHPMSQAVLDDKTHLVRMKGREVFKHAVRNMAEACDHALQTAGLTPDDVDLLIPHQANMRIIESTAKHAGISMDRVYVNVDRYGNMSSATVPIAIDEALEQGLIGPGSNVLLAAFGAGFTWGAMALRW; this is encoded by the coding sequence ATGAGAAAGCCGAAACCGCTGGTCGAGATCGCGGGCACCGGCCGGTTCCTTCCCGACAACGTCGTGACCAACGAGGACCTCGCCAAGACGCTCGATACCACGGACGAGTGGATACGTACTCGCACCGGGATCCGGGAGCGTCGCATCGCGCCGGACGACATGGGTGCCGCCGATCTAGGAACCGGCGCTGCGAGGAATGCGATGCGAAGCGCCGGCGTCGAGCCGGGCGAGATCGACGTCCTCATCGTAGCCACAGCGACGCCGGACCGGTTACTGCCGTCGACCGCGTGTGACATCCAGGCCAAGCTCGGGTGTAGCAACGCCGTGGCCTTCGATATAGGGGCGGCCTGCAGCGGCTTCATCTACGGTCTGACCCTGGCAGAGGGGTACCTGACGGCTGGTCGAGGGGAAGTGGCTCTCGTCATCTCCGCTGAGAAGATGAGCTCGATCGTCGATTGGGAGGACCGCTCCACCTGCGTGCTCTTCGGCGACGGCGGCGGAGCGGCCGTCGTTCGCCCCGCCAACGAATCGGGGCGTGGAATCCTGTCGAGCCACCTCCGGTCGGACGGGAATCTCGGCGAGCTCTTGTATCGACCGGCCGGTGGAGCTTTGCACCCGATGAGTCAAGCGGTCCTCGACGACAAGACCCACCTCGTCCGCATGAAGGGCCGGGAGGTCTTCAAGCACGCCGTTCGCAACATGGCTGAAGCGTGCGATCACGCGCTGCAAACCGCGGGCCTGACTCCAGACGACGTCGATCTTCTCATCCCGCACCAGGCGAACATGAGGATCATCGAGTCGACCGCCAAGCACGCTGGCATCTCGATGGACCGGGTGTACGTCAACGTCGACCGATACGGGAACATGAGCTCCGCGACGGTCCCCATCGCGATCGATGAAGCTCTGGAGCAGGGGCTCATCGGACCGGGCTCCAACGTGCTCCTCGCCGCCTTTGGCGCGGGCTTCACATGGGGCGCGATGGCGCTCCGTTGGTAG
- the fabD gene encoding ACP S-malonyltransferase, which yields MSLALIFPGQGSQAVGMGRALAISDARAAAVFATADEVLGFPLSGFMTEGPEDELTATKNAQPAILAHSVAVLRVVEDELGPVAFAAGHSLGEFSAHVAAGTLSYEDALAAVHLRGELMFRADQERPGTMAAVLGLSDDEIEALCAEVDVGVCVPANFNASGQVVISGDIAGVKQGMERAQAAGATRVVLLKVSGAFHSSLMEPAADGLRDKLESIDFQDPAYPVFSNVTARPVTSGSEARKLLVEQLTSPVRWSASVAAMVEAGTDRFLEIGPGSVLRGLNRRNAKGVPCSSLGEPEDLAARWRAPEGASQREALTR from the coding sequence GTGTCACTCGCGCTGATCTTTCCCGGGCAGGGGTCACAGGCCGTTGGTATGGGCCGTGCCCTCGCCATTTCAGATGCCAGGGCCGCCGCCGTGTTTGCCACGGCAGACGAGGTGCTGGGGTTCCCACTTTCGGGTTTCATGACGGAGGGCCCGGAGGACGAGCTCACGGCCACCAAGAACGCACAACCGGCCATCCTCGCCCACTCGGTGGCCGTGCTGCGGGTCGTCGAAGACGAGCTCGGTCCAGTGGCTTTCGCTGCCGGGCACTCGTTGGGCGAGTTCAGCGCGCATGTGGCGGCAGGTACCCTCAGCTACGAAGACGCGCTGGCGGCGGTTCATCTCAGAGGCGAGCTGATGTTCCGAGCGGACCAGGAACGGCCGGGAACCATGGCTGCGGTGCTCGGCCTGAGTGACGACGAGATCGAGGCGCTGTGTGCGGAGGTCGATGTCGGTGTTTGCGTGCCTGCCAACTTCAATGCGAGCGGTCAGGTTGTCATCAGCGGTGACATTGCCGGCGTGAAGCAGGGGATGGAGCGCGCGCAGGCGGCGGGTGCGACGAGGGTCGTACTCTTGAAGGTGTCAGGGGCGTTCCACTCTTCGCTCATGGAGCCCGCCGCGGACGGCCTGAGAGACAAGCTCGAGTCGATCGACTTTCAGGACCCGGCATACCCAGTGTTCTCAAACGTCACAGCGAGGCCGGTCACGAGCGGCTCCGAGGCACGGAAGCTGCTGGTCGAGCAGCTCACGTCGCCGGTGCGGTGGAGCGCCTCGGTGGCGGCGATGGTCGAAGCGGGGACGGATCGCTTCCTCGAGATCGGACCTGGCTCCGTCTTGCGGGGCTTGAATCGGCGCAACGCGAAGGGGGTCCCGTGCAGTTCCCTCGGGGAGCCTGAGGACCT